A region from the Anomalospiza imberbis isolate Cuckoo-Finch-1a 21T00152 chromosome 23, ASM3175350v1, whole genome shotgun sequence genome encodes:
- the C23H1orf159 gene encoding uncharacterized protein C1orf159 homolog, with amino-acid sequence MDKVQSGCYRRWNEDGSSSCVRCRNESLARGPSECRSREFLTFFDHFFPGGPEVAASLILGTFFLSLFLILSVASFFYLKRANKLPKIFYRRNKASVLQPSEAASMIPPPASSVRKPRYVRRERSLGPAGPGPADSRVSNV; translated from the exons ATGGACAAGGTGCAATCCG GCTGCTACCGGAGGTGGAACGAGGACGGGAGCAGCAGCTGCGTCCGGTGCAGGAATGAGAGCCTGGCCCGCGGCCCCAGCGAGTGCCGGAGCCGTGAGTTCCTCACC TTTTTTGATCATTTTTTCCCAGGGGGCCCCGAAGTCGCCGCTTCCCTGATTTTGGGGACGTTTTTCCTCAGTTTATTCCTGATCCTTTCTGTGGCTTCTTTCTTCTACCTCAAACGAGCCAACAAACTCCCAAAGATTTTCTACAGAAGGAACAAAg cATCTGTTCTGCAGCCCAGTGAAGCA GCATCCATGATCCCTCCTCCAGCTTCTTCAG TGCGGAAGCCGCGCTACGTCCGCCGCGAGCGCTCGCTGggcccggccggccccggccccgccgacAGCCGGGTCAGCAACGTGTga